One genomic segment of Terriglobales bacterium includes these proteins:
- a CDS encoding NAD(P)H-dependent oxidoreductase subunit E, translated as MPPVSEKLDAFFTEKMKEYPTRRSFLVPMLLYTQDELGYLSREAIAYLAEKTDLPELEIRNVISYYSMLTTKPRGKFNVQVCTNISCMLRGAEGVFAHCKKQLGIGHKQTTADGVFSLEEVECIGACSWGPAMQVNYDFHENLTREKVDKILEEYENKAKQ; from the coding sequence ATGCCTCCGGTATCGGAAAAACTCGACGCCTTCTTCACCGAGAAGATGAAGGAGTACCCGACGCGGCGGTCGTTCCTCGTCCCGATGCTGCTCTACACGCAGGACGAGCTGGGGTACTTGAGCCGCGAGGCGATCGCGTATCTCGCCGAGAAGACCGACCTGCCGGAGCTCGAGATCCGCAACGTCATCAGCTACTACTCCATGCTGACGACCAAGCCGCGCGGGAAGTTCAACGTGCAGGTCTGCACCAACATTTCGTGCATGCTGCGCGGCGCCGAGGGCGTGTTCGCGCACTGCAAGAAGCAGCTCGGCATCGGCCACAAGCAGACGACGGCCGACGGCGTGTTCTCGCTGGAAGAGGTCGAATGCATCGGCGCCTGCTCCTGGGGCCCCGCGATGCAGGTGAACTATGACTTCCACGAGAACCTGACGAGGGAGAAAGTGGACAAGATCCTGGAGGAGTACGAGAACAAGGCGAAACAATAG
- the nuoD gene encoding NADH dehydrogenase (quinone) subunit D has protein sequence MAHLTPTPVLDSGQERTMILNMGPQHPSTHGVLRLLLEVDGESIVRMVPDIGYLHTGIEKTYEAKFYQQGVPLADRMDYLAPFHNELGFCLAVEKLLGLEIPARAQVMRVLLNELQRISSHLVWLGTHALDIGAMSVFLYCFREREDILRLFEAVGGQRMFTDYMRVGGLALEVPLDWFQRVRGFADKFPERIDEYEDLLTHNPIWTRRTKGVGYMSADDLRAIGVTGPCLRAAGVDWDLRRDMPYSGYEKFQFKVPVATESDVYARYLVRVEELRESNKIVLQALDGMPSGPIKADAPHVVLPDREKMKTQMEALIYHFKIVTEGFNVPAGEVYQAIESPRGELGFYIVSDGTPKPYRVHVRAPSFANLQSLAKMCEGKLIADVVAAIGSIDIVLGDVDR, from the coding sequence ACTCCGGGCAGGAACGCACCATGATCCTGAACATGGGGCCGCAGCATCCCTCCACGCACGGCGTGCTGCGGCTGCTGCTCGAGGTGGACGGCGAGAGCATCGTGCGCATGGTCCCCGACATCGGCTACCTGCACACCGGCATCGAGAAGACCTACGAGGCCAAGTTCTACCAGCAGGGCGTCCCGCTGGCGGACCGCATGGACTACCTGGCGCCCTTCCACAACGAGCTCGGGTTCTGCCTGGCGGTGGAGAAGCTGCTCGGGCTCGAGATCCCGGCGCGCGCGCAGGTCATGCGCGTGCTGCTCAACGAGCTGCAGCGCATCTCGTCGCACCTGGTCTGGCTGGGGACGCACGCGCTCGACATCGGCGCGATGTCGGTGTTCCTGTACTGCTTCCGCGAGCGCGAAGACATCCTGCGGCTGTTCGAAGCCGTGGGCGGACAGCGCATGTTCACCGACTACATGCGCGTCGGCGGGCTCGCGCTGGAGGTCCCGCTGGACTGGTTCCAGCGCGTGCGCGGTTTCGCCGACAAGTTCCCGGAGCGCATCGACGAGTACGAGGACCTGCTGACGCACAACCCGATCTGGACGCGGCGGACGAAGGGCGTGGGGTACATGAGCGCGGACGACCTGCGCGCCATCGGCGTCACCGGCCCGTGCCTGCGCGCGGCCGGCGTGGATTGGGACCTGCGGCGGGACATGCCGTATTCCGGCTACGAGAAGTTCCAGTTCAAGGTGCCGGTCGCGACCGAGAGCGACGTCTACGCGCGCTACCTGGTGCGCGTGGAGGAGCTGCGGGAGTCCAACAAGATCGTGCTGCAGGCGCTCGACGGCATGCCGAGTGGCCCGATCAAGGCGGATGCGCCGCACGTCGTCCTGCCGGACCGCGAGAAGATGAAGACGCAGATGGAAGCGCTCATCTACCACTTCAAGATCGTGACCGAAGGCTTCAACGTACCGGCGGGCGAGGTGTACCAGGCCATCGAGTCGCCGCGCGGCGAGCTCGGCTTCTACATCGTGAGCGACGGCACTCCGAAGCCCTACCGTGTGCACGTGCGCGCGCCCTCGTTCGCCAACCTGCAATCGCTGGCAAAGATGTGCGAGGGCAAGCTGATCGCCGACGTGGTCGCGGCCATCGGTTCCATCGACATCGTGCTGGGAGACGTGGACCGCTGA
- the nuoG gene encoding NADH-quinone oxidoreductase subunit NuoG, whose translation MPDVTITVDGKKLTAPAGTLLIEACKRVGIEVPAFCYYPGLSLQAACRMCLVEIEKMPKMQTACTVPITDGMVVTTDSEKVRQARKSMVELLLGNHPLDCPVCDAGGECELQDMTFKYGAAESRYMEGKQHKEEQQWSPVVFFDRPRCILCYRCVRVCGEGMDVWALGVQGRGVSSVIAPNKEDHLECEECGMCIDICPVGALTSGAYRYKTRPWEMKHVGTICTHCGDGCKTTLGVRRHQDGMQIVRGDNRDKSGVNGDFLCIKGRYAFDFVHHDARITQPLVRKDGHLRPASWEEALELVGHKFREVRDREGGGQAIGVIGSTRTTNEEAYLLQKFARVVLGTNNIDHHRTADFPALAAALHGKSGATATMRDVFSAPAMLLIGNDATEQHPLLAWQIRSNVRLHKARLYTANAQPIKLRRQSAVFAHIADGSYSALIKFLAGDDSAASSLLREGTTKETLHALRDKAKAEQELVIMFGAEVRGADVAALAQFASSLPKARLIALGDYANSRGAADMGLYPDLLPGYTPVGRAEHFAREWSAELPGAPGMSIAQMTKAAADGKLKALYVVGSNPVARFDFDPFVLSKPFLVVQDLFLTETAAIADVVLPAACAYEKSGTFTNTAGDLQLVQKAGDVTGTKPDFEIIVRIAERMGFDVRKLVPFGRGGLEADMGQSRGAQSGEADRHSVWLKAQGLEPKLSPFDPSAILDEMQRIVPGYQASRVNLVAGNDVATHALTGGHGGAAQDAAAIRPSNDTLFTSGTLGRYSHALNSVVESRRKAPAGAAAD comes from the coding sequence ATGCCAGACGTCACCATCACCGTCGACGGAAAGAAGCTGACCGCGCCCGCGGGCACGCTGCTGATCGAGGCGTGCAAGCGCGTGGGCATCGAAGTGCCCGCCTTCTGCTACTACCCCGGGCTCTCGCTCCAGGCCGCCTGCCGCATGTGCCTGGTCGAGATCGAGAAGATGCCGAAGATGCAAACGGCCTGCACGGTACCCATCACCGACGGCATGGTGGTCACCACCGACTCCGAGAAGGTGCGGCAGGCGCGCAAGTCGATGGTCGAACTGCTGCTCGGGAACCATCCGCTCGATTGCCCGGTCTGTGACGCGGGCGGCGAGTGCGAACTGCAGGACATGACCTTCAAGTACGGCGCGGCCGAGTCGCGCTACATGGAGGGCAAGCAGCACAAGGAGGAGCAGCAGTGGTCGCCGGTCGTCTTCTTCGATCGCCCGCGCTGCATCCTGTGCTACCGCTGCGTGCGCGTCTGCGGCGAGGGCATGGACGTGTGGGCGCTGGGCGTGCAGGGCCGCGGCGTGTCGTCGGTCATCGCGCCGAACAAGGAAGACCACCTGGAGTGCGAAGAGTGCGGGATGTGCATCGACATCTGCCCGGTGGGCGCGCTCACCTCCGGCGCGTACCGCTACAAGACGCGGCCGTGGGAGATGAAGCACGTCGGCACGATCTGCACGCACTGCGGGGACGGCTGCAAGACCACGCTCGGCGTCCGCCGGCACCAGGACGGCATGCAGATCGTACGCGGTGACAACCGCGACAAGAGCGGCGTCAACGGCGACTTCCTCTGCATCAAGGGCCGCTACGCGTTCGATTTCGTCCACCACGACGCCCGCATCACGCAGCCGCTGGTCCGCAAAGACGGCCATCTCCGCCCCGCATCCTGGGAAGAAGCGCTCGAGTTGGTCGGGCACAAGTTCCGCGAGGTGCGGGACAGGGAAGGCGGCGGACAGGCCATCGGCGTCATCGGCTCCACCCGCACGACCAACGAAGAAGCGTACCTGCTGCAGAAGTTCGCGCGCGTGGTGCTGGGCACCAACAACATCGACCACCACCGCACCGCCGACTTCCCTGCCCTGGCCGCCGCGCTCCACGGGAAGTCCGGCGCGACTGCCACCATGCGCGACGTCTTCAGCGCGCCGGCGATGCTGCTGATCGGCAACGACGCGACCGAGCAGCATCCGCTGCTGGCGTGGCAGATCCGGTCGAATGTCCGCCTGCACAAGGCGCGGCTCTACACCGCGAACGCGCAGCCCATCAAGCTGCGCCGGCAGTCCGCCGTCTTCGCGCACATCGCGGACGGCAGCTACTCCGCGCTCATCAAGTTCCTCGCGGGCGACGACTCCGCCGCCAGCTCGCTGCTGCGCGAAGGCACCACCAAGGAGACGCTCCACGCGCTGCGCGACAAGGCCAAAGCCGAGCAGGAGCTCGTCATCATGTTCGGCGCGGAGGTGCGCGGAGCGGACGTCGCCGCGCTCGCGCAATTCGCTTCATCGCTCCCCAAGGCGCGCCTCATCGCGCTCGGCGACTACGCCAACTCGCGCGGCGCCGCCGACATGGGCCTCTACCCCGACCTGCTGCCCGGCTACACGCCTGTCGGCCGCGCCGAGCACTTCGCGCGCGAGTGGAGCGCCGAACTTCCCGGCGCGCCCGGGATGAGCATCGCGCAGATGACGAAGGCCGCCGCGGACGGCAAGCTCAAGGCGTTGTACGTCGTGGGCTCGAACCCGGTCGCGCGCTTCGACTTCGATCCGTTCGTCCTCTCGAAGCCGTTCCTCGTGGTCCAGGACCTGTTCCTCACCGAGACCGCGGCCATCGCCGACGTGGTGCTGCCGGCGGCCTGCGCCTACGAGAAGTCCGGCACCTTCACCAACACCGCCGGCGACCTGCAGCTGGTGCAGAAGGCCGGCGACGTGACCGGCACCAAGCCGGATTTCGAGATCATCGTGCGCATCGCCGAGCGCATGGGGTTCGACGTGCGCAAGCTCGTGCCCTTCGGCCGCGGCGGCCTGGAAGCCGACATGGGACAGTCGCGCGGCGCGCAGTCCGGCGAGGCGGACCGCCACTCCGTGTGGCTGAAGGCGCAGGGACTGGAGCCGAAGCTCAGCCCGTTCGACCCGAGCGCGATCCTCGACGAGATGCAGCGCATCGTGCCGGGCTACCAGGCATCGCGCGTGAACCTGGTCGCCGGCAACGACGTCGCGACGCACGCGCTCACCGGTGGACACGGCGGCGCGGCGCAGGATGCCGCCGCCATCCGGCCATCGAACGACACGCTCTTCACCTCCGGGACGCTGGGCCGTTATTCGCATGCATTGAACTCGGTGGTCGAGAGCCGGCGCAAAGCGCCCGCAGGCGCGGCGGCGGACTGA
- the nuoF gene encoding NADH-quinone oxidoreductase subunit NuoF, producing the protein MADLVSHPDEKKVVSARFGKGAANIERYLELDGYQAVQKALALGPDGIINEMKASNLRGRGGAGFPAGMKWSFVPKESAKPKYVLCNGDESEPGTCKDRLILEHDPHAVIEGVMIAALAIGAKTGYIYIRGEYRYLVDIMRKALADAYAKGFLGKNIFGSGRDLDVYWHTGAGAYEVGEESALMESLEGKRGIPRIRPPFPAVVGLWGGPTVINNVETLASVPHVIMGGGEWYANLGTPKNGGTRLFCLSGHVAKPGVYELPLGYNLKKMIYEVAGGIPNGRQLKAVVPGGSSTPMLKPEEIDLPMDFDSCAKIGTFLGSGGVVVLDDTTCMVKFAQRVIKFYQHESCGWCIPCREGTDWLKKTLTRFHAGGGLKKDIDNIQYLAENMLGRTFCPLGDAAAMPIISIVKKWRSEFEDHLNGRPCPYGHEEEKQLLPVLSH; encoded by the coding sequence GTGGCGGACCTGGTCTCACATCCCGACGAGAAGAAGGTCGTGAGCGCGCGCTTCGGCAAGGGCGCGGCGAACATCGAGCGCTATCTCGAGCTCGACGGCTACCAGGCCGTGCAGAAGGCGCTGGCGCTCGGGCCGGACGGGATCATCAACGAGATGAAGGCGTCGAACCTGCGCGGGCGGGGCGGCGCCGGCTTCCCCGCCGGAATGAAGTGGTCGTTCGTGCCGAAGGAATCGGCCAAGCCGAAGTACGTGCTGTGCAACGGCGACGAAAGCGAGCCAGGCACCTGCAAGGACCGGCTCATCCTGGAGCACGACCCGCACGCGGTCATCGAAGGCGTGATGATCGCCGCGCTCGCCATCGGCGCGAAGACCGGATACATCTACATCCGCGGCGAGTACCGGTACCTGGTCGACATCATGCGCAAGGCGCTCGCCGACGCCTACGCCAAGGGCTTCCTCGGCAAGAACATCTTCGGGAGTGGCAGGGACCTCGACGTCTACTGGCACACCGGCGCCGGCGCCTACGAGGTCGGCGAAGAGTCGGCGCTGATGGAGTCGCTGGAGGGCAAGCGCGGCATCCCGCGCATCCGGCCGCCCTTCCCCGCGGTCGTCGGGCTGTGGGGCGGGCCGACCGTCATCAACAACGTGGAGACACTGGCGTCGGTGCCGCACGTCATCATGGGCGGCGGCGAGTGGTACGCCAACCTGGGCACGCCGAAGAACGGCGGGACGCGGCTGTTCTGCTTGAGCGGCCACGTCGCCAAGCCGGGCGTGTACGAGCTGCCGCTCGGCTACAACCTGAAGAAGATGATCTACGAGGTCGCGGGCGGCATCCCGAACGGGCGCCAGCTCAAGGCAGTCGTGCCCGGCGGGTCGTCGACGCCGATGCTCAAGCCGGAAGAGATCGACCTGCCGATGGACTTCGACTCCTGCGCGAAGATCGGGACGTTCCTCGGCTCCGGCGGCGTCGTGGTGCTCGACGACACCACCTGCATGGTGAAGTTCGCGCAGCGCGTGATCAAGTTCTACCAGCACGAGTCGTGCGGCTGGTGCATCCCGTGCCGCGAAGGCACCGACTGGCTGAAGAAGACGCTCACGCGCTTCCACGCCGGCGGCGGGTTGAAGAAGGACATCGACAACATCCAATACCTCGCCGAGAACATGCTGGGCCGCACTTTCTGCCCGCTCGGCGACGCCGCCGCCATGCCCATCATCTCCATCGTCAAGAAGTGGCGGAGCGAGTTCGAAGACCACCTGAACGGCAGGCCGTGCCCTTACGGGCATGAAGAAGAGAAACAACTGCTACCGGTGCTGAGCCACTGA